The Peromyscus maniculatus bairdii isolate BWxNUB_F1_BW_parent chromosome 6, HU_Pman_BW_mat_3.1, whole genome shotgun sequence genome has a segment encoding these proteins:
- the LOC102916196 gene encoding pancreatic alpha-amylase 2a5-like produces MKFFLLISLIGFCWAQYDPQTQYGRTAIVHLFEWRWVDIAKECERYLAPKGFGGVQVSPPNENIVVYNPSRPWWERYQPISYKLCTRSGNEDEFRDMVTRCNNVGVRIYVDAVINHMCGAGGGAGTSSTCGSYYNANNRDFPSVPYSAWDFNDGKCDGEINNYNDANQVRNCRLSGLLDLALEKDYVRTTVANYMNRLIDMGVAGFRLDAAKHMWPGDIKAVLDKLHNLNTQWFSQGSRPFIFQEVIDLGGEAIKGSEYFGNGRVTEFKYGAKLGTVIRKWDGEKMSYLKNWGEGWGFVPSDRALVFVDNHDNQRGHGAGGASILTFWDARMYKMAVGFMLAHPYGFTRVMSSYRWTRNFQNGKDVNDWMGPPNNNGVTKEVTINPDTTCGNDWVCEHRWRQIRNMVAFRNVVNGQPFSNWWDNGSNQVAFGRGNRGFIVFNNDDWSLSTTLQTGLPAGTYCDVISGDKIDGNCTGIKVTVGSDGKAHFSISNSAEDPFIAIHAESKL; encoded by the exons ATGAAGTTCTTTCTGCTCATTTCCCTCATTGGGTTCTGCTGGGCTCAATATGACCCACAAACTCAGTATGGGCGGACTGCAATTGTCCACCTGTTTGAGTGGCGCTGGGTTGATATTGCCAAGGAATGTGAGCGATACTTAGCTCCTAAGGGATTCGGAGGGGTGCAG GTCTCCCCACCCAATGAAAATATTGTAGTTTATAACCCATCAAGGCCTTGGTGGGAAAGGTACCAACCAATTAGCTACAAACTATGCACAAGGTCTGGAAACGAAGATGAATTCAGAGACATGGTGACAAGGTGCAACAACGTTGGT GTCCGTATTTATGTGGATGCTGTTATTAATCACATGTGTGGCGCAGGCGGTGGTGCAGGAACAAGCAGTACCTGTGGAAGTTACTACAATGCTAATAACAGGGACTTTCCATCAGTTCCATACTCGGCTTGGGATTTTAACGATGGTAAATGTGATGGAGAAATTAATAACTACAATGATGCTAATCAG GTCAGAAATTGTCGTCTGTCTGGCCTTCTGGATCTTGCACTTGAGAAAGATTATGTTCGTACCACAGTGGCTAATTATATGAACCGTCTCATTGACATGGGTGTAGCAGGTTTCAGACTTGATGCTGCTAAGCACATGTGGCCCGGAGACATAAAGGCGGTTTTGGACAAACTGCATAACCTCAATACACAGTGGTTCTCTCAAGGAAGCCgaccttttatttttcaagag GTCATTGATCTGGGTGGTGAGGCAATTAAAGGTAGTGAGTACTTTGGAAATGGCCGTGTGACAGAATTCAAGTATGGAGCAAAACTCGGCACAGTTATCCGCAAGTGGGATGGAGAGAAGATGTCCTATTTAAA GAACTGGGGAGAAGGATGGGGTTTTGTGCCTTCCGACAGAGCCCTTGTCTTTGTGGACAACCATGATAATCAGAgaggacatggtgctggaggagcatCTATCCTGACATTCTGGGATGCCAG AATGTATAAAATGGCTGTTGGATTTATGTTGGCTCATCCTTATGGATTCACACGAGTAATGTCAAGTTACCGTTGGACAAGAAACTTCCAGAATGGAAAA GATGTGAATGACTGGATGGGACCACCCAATAACAACGGAGTAACCAAAGAAGTGACCATTAACCCAGACACCACTTGTGGCAATGACTGGGTCTGTGAACATCGATGGCGTCAAATAAG GAACATGGTTGCCTTCAGAAACGTCGTCAATGGTCAGCCTTTCTCAAACTGGTGGGATAATGGCAGCAACCAAGTGGCTTTTGGCAGAGGGAACAGAGGATTCATTGTCTTTAACAATGATGACTG GTCATTGTCAACAACTTTACAGACTGGTCTTCCTGCTGGCACATACTGTGATGTCATTTCTGGAGACAAAATTGATGGCAATtgtactggaattaaagtcacTGTTGGCAGTGATGGCAAAGCTCACTTTTCTATTAGTAATTCTGCTGAAGACCCATTTATTGCAATCCATGCTGAATCAAAATTGTAA